In Vigna unguiculata cultivar IT97K-499-35 chromosome 3, ASM411807v1, whole genome shotgun sequence, a single genomic region encodes these proteins:
- the LOC114176782 gene encoding uncharacterized protein LOC114176782, with amino-acid sequence MTSMTFDDGIHFSPFPNMAFSLCLRSPIISLLHFVLLVSTVCCVHSSQFGNHPVENQTFWPKEELRKLNAVRARLRQINKPPVKTIQSPDGDIIDCVLSYKQPAFDHPLLKGHKPLDPPERPRGHNQMDYLNENFQLWSLSGDSCPEGTIPIRRTREEDILRVQSVHRFGMKKTLNRVRRDTSGNGHEHAIGYVTGDKYYGAKASINVWAPMVENPSEFSLSQIWVISGSFGDDLNTIEAGWQVSPGLYGDRYPRFFTYWTTDAYQATGCYNLLCSGFVQTNNKIAIGAAISPTSSYNGGQFDISLLIWKDPKHGNWWLEFGGGSLVGYWPSSLFSHLRDHASMIHFGGEIVNSGISGSHTSTQMGSGHFAEEGFGKASYFRNMQVVDWDNNLIPLSDLKVLADHPNCYHIQGGVNQAWGNYFYYGGPGRNVNCP; translated from the exons ATGACATCCATGACCTTTGACGATGGAATCCACTTCTCACCATTCCCAAACATGGCTTTTAGCCTATGTTTACGATCCCCAATCATTTCTCTCCTACATTTCGTCCTTCTCGTATCTACTGTTTGTTGTGTTCATTCATCACAATTTGGTAACCACCCAGTTGAAAATCAAACTTTTTGGCCGAAGGAAGAGTTGCGCAAGTTGAACGCTGTAAGAGCTCGTCTTCGGCAAATCAACAAACCTCCTGTTAAGACAATTCAG AGTCCCGATGGAGATATAATAGATTGTGTTCTATCTTATAAGCAACCAGCCTTTGATCATCCTCTACTGAAAGGACACAAACCAttg GATCCCCCAGAAAGACCGAGAGGACATAACCAAATGGATTATTTGAATGAGAACTTTCAGTTATGGAGTTTGTCCGGTGACTCATGCCCTGAAGGCACAATTCCGATAAGAAGAACAAGGGAAGAGGATATTTTAAGAGTTCAATCTGTTCACAGATTTGGAATGAAAAAAACACTAAATCGTGTCAGAAGGGACACCAGTGGCAATGGACATGAG CATGCAATTGGGTATGTGACAGGGGATAAGTACTACGGAGCAAAAGCTAGCATAAACGTGTGGGCACCCATGGTAGAAAACCCATCTGAATTTAGCTTGTCTCAAATATGGGTCATTTCTGGTTCATTTGGGGATGATCTAAACACCATTGAAGCTGGTTGGCAG GTCAGTCCAGGGTTATATGGGGATAGGTATCCTAGATTCTTTACTTATTGGACA ACTGATGCATACCAAGCAACTGGGTGTTACAATTTACTCTGTTCAGGTTTTGTTCAAACTAACAATAAAATTGCAATTGGAGCAGCAATCTCTCCAACTTCTTCATACAATGGTGGCCAATTTGATATTAGCTTACTCATTTGGAAG GATCCGAAGCATGGGAACTGGTGGCTTGAATTTGGAGGCGGGAGCCTAGTTGGGTACTGGCCATCGTCGTTGTTCAGCCACTTAAGAGATCATGCAAGCATGATTCACTTTGGTGGAGAAATAGTGAATTCAGGGATATCAGGGTCTCACACTTCCACTCAAATGGGTAGTGGACATTTTGCAGAAGAGGGTTTTGGAAAAGCTTCATATTTCAGGAATATGCAAGTTGTGGATTGGGACAATAACTTGATTCCCTTGTCAGATTTAAAGGTTCTAGCAGATCATCCAAATTGCTACCACATACAAGGAGGGGTTAACCAGGCATGGGGGAATTATTTTTACTATGGTGGACCTGGAAGAAATGTAAATTGTCCCTAA